The following proteins are encoded in a genomic region of Parabacteroides pacaensis:
- a CDS encoding BF3164 family lipoprotein, translated as MKIYLIVFILPFLLQCTSNIEKPGYKFSKHDSIAFHEIHYPEMLGITMQLIKKDSFLLINDFYGDSLIKIFNLNTQLIEKKLISKGEGPNELLSPLDIHIADDNLYILSRPIFLLNHIPFTAISKNESIHLEKDYQMPPKSDCFLPLTKTQFVFSGIWQKRYAFLTKESQNIDLFGEYPDFWEEEKDIPIEAKAMFHQSLFTKNPSQSLFASCSGYILEIYKYNSQDPVLPTLLLKKQLGKYSYSYTTNGLISAKLKKGSDPCVTEIASSKNYIYLVIQSNENKKNRDIMIIDWNGKPIKILHSNKRITCLAVEEKDKKGYCIIEDPEDKLVYFDL; from the coding sequence ATGAAAATCTATCTTATCGTATTCATACTTCCATTTTTACTACAATGTACCTCTAATATTGAAAAGCCAGGTTACAAGTTTAGTAAGCATGATTCCATAGCTTTTCACGAAATACACTATCCTGAAATGTTGGGTATCACTATGCAATTAATAAAAAAAGATAGTTTCCTTCTAATTAATGATTTTTATGGAGATTCTCTTATAAAGATATTCAATTTAAACACCCAACTAATAGAAAAGAAACTAATCTCAAAAGGGGAAGGCCCTAATGAATTATTAAGTCCTTTAGACATCCATATAGCAGATGATAATCTCTATATTCTTAGCAGACCTATTTTTTTGCTAAATCATATTCCATTCACAGCCATTTCAAAAAATGAGTCTATTCATTTAGAGAAAGATTATCAAATGCCTCCTAAAAGTGATTGTTTTTTACCTTTAACCAAAACTCAATTCGTCTTTTCCGGAATATGGCAAAAAAGATATGCCTTTTTAACAAAGGAGTCACAAAATATCGACCTATTTGGAGAATATCCTGATTTTTGGGAAGAAGAAAAAGATATACCTATAGAAGCAAAAGCAATGTTCCATCAAAGTCTATTTACAAAAAATCCTTCACAAAGTCTTTTTGCTTCTTGTTCCGGATATATATTAGAAATATATAAGTACAACTCCCAAGATCCAGTTTTGCCTACTCTTCTTTTGAAAAAACAATTAGGAAAATATAGTTATAGCTACACAACAAATGGGCTTATTTCTGCTAAACTCAAAAAAGGTTCGGATCCCTGTGTCACAGAAATAGCATCTTCTAAAAATTACATATATCTGGTAATACAATCGAACGAAAATAAAAAGAATAGAGATATCATGATAATAGATTGGAATGGAAAACCAATAAAAATACTACACTCCAATAAGCGAATTACTTGTTTGGCTGTGGAGGAAAAAGATAAAAAAGGATATTGCATTATTGAAGATCCGGAAGATAAATTGGTCTATTTCGATTTATAA
- a CDS encoding BF3164 family lipoprotein, with amino-acid sequence MKYYYILFIFTCLSCSFNEKKSALEKLKEVNNIEVNGSVLQNDSIIWSSQLVDLIDNRLIIQNFSTDYAFSVFHIENDKVIKENDLIQNGNGPYEMIYPVYFADKAAQCIYFYDVNGVKINMYKIDIYPFSNLYQKQNWHNINIPSPKNYFWSTNGAFATMRDSSCILLGGSLFKTNMLSLVTPDKRIIDTDIIFPKDKCDAEPIIKRQVYNNGGIKKKATGNQFLYYCLSGNYAEIISFDDANKVTRKVIVNDLPIYTITKDGINPIGTDTNLRGLKAYTTNNYIYIMPYPLRRKDFIGKDDYKGYPTYYNNELYVFNWNGDFVKSYTFDKLIDTFVVPEDDSCIFGVTIDSNNDYRIIKFIL; translated from the coding sequence ATGAAATACTACTACATTCTTTTTATATTCACTTGTTTATCTTGTTCTTTTAATGAAAAAAAATCTGCATTAGAGAAATTGAAAGAGGTGAATAATATAGAAGTGAATGGCTCTGTTTTACAAAATGATTCTATAATCTGGAGTAGTCAATTGGTTGATTTAATAGATAATCGGCTAATCATACAGAACTTTAGTACAGACTATGCTTTTTCCGTCTTTCATATAGAAAATGATAAGGTAATAAAAGAAAATGATTTGATACAAAATGGTAATGGACCGTATGAAATGATATATCCGGTTTATTTTGCAGACAAGGCAGCCCAATGTATCTATTTTTATGATGTAAACGGGGTTAAGATAAATATGTATAAAATAGACATATATCCTTTTAGCAATCTCTATCAAAAACAAAATTGGCACAATATAAATATTCCCTCTCCTAAAAATTATTTTTGGAGTACAAATGGTGCATTTGCTACAATGCGTGATAGTTCCTGTATTTTATTAGGAGGCAGTTTATTTAAGACAAATATGCTTTCTTTAGTGACTCCGGATAAAAGGATTATAGATACCGACATAATTTTTCCTAAGGATAAATGCGATGCAGAACCTATTATAAAAAGACAAGTCTACAACAATGGTGGAATAAAGAAAAAAGCTACCGGAAATCAATTTCTTTATTATTGCCTGTCAGGAAATTATGCAGAAATTATTTCATTTGATGATGCAAATAAAGTAACCCGAAAGGTTATAGTCAATGACTTGCCAATCTATACAATAACTAAAGATGGAATAAATCCGATAGGAACAGATACAAATCTAAGGGGATTAAAAGCTTATACAACAAACAATTATATTTATATAATGCCCTACCCGTTGAGACGTAAAGATTTTATTGGTAAAGATGATTACAAAGGGTATCCTACATATTATAATAATGAGTTATATGTTTTTAATTGGAACGGAGATTTCGTTAAATCGTATACTTTCGATAAACTTATTGACACTTTTGTTGTCCCAGAAGATGATAGCTGTATATTTGGAGTAACTATTGACTCAAATAATGATTACAGAATAATAAAATTTATCCTTTGA
- a CDS encoding BF3164 family lipoprotein, whose amino-acid sequence MKKVFIIKPMLSLAFFIGCYGCSNNSQIEKHQTKRDNVINVQDKIKEIKTGDVLIGRFNHLSLINNYLIIGDYSTHDKLIHLFNKNNFNYITSTASRGQGPKEITNMGYIGVDEIHHKFYVTDHGKQRILSYELDSVLTDSLYIPTVKTHINNSQFPDRYQYINDTLCIGLFIKPTGNSGYNQFVGQWNMLTGEVKPMKYEHPDIEKKRINLAVSINKKIYIETYFHHDLMSICNLEGDLICNIYGPNWNNKKTNQILHYGNVLVCEEKIFALYLGEDRLSKGLPTKFLVFNLNGDYIKTIETGYQITGFCYDQKNKRLLMSLDDEIQFAYLNLDGII is encoded by the coding sequence ATGAAAAAAGTATTTATTATTAAACCAATGCTATCTCTAGCATTTTTTATAGGCTGTTATGGGTGTTCAAATAATTCTCAAATAGAAAAACATCAAACTAAACGTGATAACGTGATTAATGTCCAAGATAAAATAAAGGAAATTAAAACAGGTGATGTCTTAATCGGAAGATTTAATCATTTATCTTTGATTAATAATTATCTAATTATCGGTGATTATAGTACTCATGATAAGCTTATACATCTATTCAATAAAAACAATTTTAACTATATAACCAGTACTGCTTCCCGAGGACAAGGTCCTAAAGAAATTACAAATATGGGATATATAGGAGTTGATGAAATTCATCACAAATTTTATGTAACAGATCATGGGAAACAAAGAATACTCAGTTATGAATTAGATAGCGTTCTTACTGATTCATTATATATTCCTACCGTGAAAACCCACATAAACAATAGCCAATTTCCTGACAGATATCAATATATTAATGACACGTTATGTATTGGGCTATTTATAAAACCTACAGGTAATTCAGGATATAACCAATTTGTTGGGCAATGGAATATGCTTACAGGAGAAGTAAAACCTATGAAATATGAACATCCGGATATAGAGAAAAAAAGAATCAATCTTGCCGTGTCTATAAATAAAAAAATATATATCGAAACTTATTTCCATCATGATCTAATGAGTATTTGTAACTTGGAAGGAGATCTGATATGTAACATATATGGTCCAAATTGGAACAACAAAAAAACGAATCAAATCCTTCATTATGGAAATGTTTTAGTGTGTGAAGAAAAAATTTTTGCACTTTACCTAGGAGAAGATAGACTGTCGAAAGGGCTTCCTACAAAATTTTTAGTTTTCAATTTAAATGGAGACTATATTAAAACAATAGAAACAGGATATCAAATAACAGGTTTTTGTTATGATCAAAAAAACAAAAGACTATTAATGAGTTTAGATGATGAAATACAATTTGCTTATTTAAATCTTGATGGGATTATTTAA
- a CDS encoding 6-bladed beta-propeller gives MKRLDLVILVLVTFIACNQKIKLENTFVESIPIDLDKTENKNLSDFVRNIELVPLYTDINCLVSTYNKFAYYKEIGMFLIMDKDLVVSLFSKEGQFIASSKAVMGVGPGEYRTAVDAIYNPYTKNIEILTPYGKIYRYDTSFHFVEEKSLEQSTQVFARFVPLQKNKYVLTPVILGDKDIAIYFCDYDQKEIGKPIRYDEDYISSLTMNYNPFLKLNNDLYFSPLCFNYMFYKILPESQQLQPIMKLDFGSHTVHKKDIVNRFGTASKTISKQEDRTFNYSVMDNVNNYLLENTAVPAIKFFNEKYVYVLVLKNGKRITYIYDRKTKRSYMQTNENPIRLSFCLDIDDTVLFAAVQPYELEKLIDIKLLDEKSKQALANIQEDDNPIIVKYYLR, from the coding sequence ATGAAAAGATTGGATTTGGTAATATTGGTATTAGTAACATTTATAGCTTGTAACCAAAAGATTAAATTAGAAAATACTTTTGTCGAATCTATTCCAATAGATTTGGATAAGACGGAAAATAAAAACTTATCTGACTTTGTTAGAAATATTGAACTTGTACCTCTATACACAGATATCAATTGTCTTGTTTCCACTTATAATAAATTTGCTTATTATAAAGAAATAGGAATGTTTCTTATTATGGATAAAGATTTAGTTGTTTCTCTTTTTTCTAAAGAAGGACAATTTATTGCAAGCTCAAAAGCTGTAATGGGAGTCGGTCCTGGTGAATATAGGACAGCTGTTGACGCAATTTATAACCCATACACAAAAAACATAGAGATATTAACTCCTTATGGCAAGATTTATAGATATGATACTTCTTTTCATTTTGTAGAAGAGAAATCTTTAGAACAGAGTACTCAAGTTTTTGCAAGATTTGTGCCTTTACAAAAAAACAAGTATGTGTTAACTCCTGTAATATTAGGAGATAAAGATATCGCTATTTACTTTTGTGACTATGATCAAAAAGAAATAGGAAAACCTATTAGATATGATGAAGATTATATTTCATCTCTTACGATGAATTATAATCCGTTTTTGAAGTTGAATAATGATCTTTATTTTTCCCCTTTATGCTTTAATTATATGTTTTATAAAATTCTTCCAGAGAGCCAACAACTTCAACCTATCATGAAATTGGATTTTGGAAGCCACACAGTACATAAAAAAGATATTGTTAATCGTTTTGGAACAGCATCGAAAACTATTTCTAAGCAAGAAGACAGGACGTTTAATTATAGCGTAATGGATAATGTAAATAATTATCTGCTAGAAAACACTGCTGTTCCCGCTATAAAATTTTTCAATGAAAAATATGTATATGTTTTAGTGCTAAAGAACGGCAAAAGGATTACTTACATTTATGATAGGAAAACTAAACGAAGCTACATGCAAACGAATGAAAATCCAATCAGGTTAAGTTTTTGTTTAGATATAGATGATACAGTTCTTTTTGCAGCTGTTCAACCTTACGAATTAGAAAAATTGATAGACATAAAATTGTTGGATGAAAAATCAAAACAAGCCCTTGCGAATATTCAGGAAGATGACAATCCGATTATTGTAAAATATTATTTACGATGA
- a CDS encoding transposase — translation MCKYDNVLELLKEIPGFSTKVVEDLMAEIGLDMSHFPSEKYLASWAGISPGNNESADKKVQASLMETNT, via the coding sequence TTGTGTAAGTACGATAATGTATTGGAACTGTTGAAAGAGATACCCGGATTTAGCACAAAGGTAGTAGAAGATCTCATGGCTGAAATCGGACTTGATATGTCTCATTTTCCGTCGGAAAAGTATTTGGCTTCTTGGGCAGGTATTTCTCCGGGCAACAATGAGAGTGCGGACAAAAAAGTGCAAGCATCACTCATGGAAACAAACACGTAA
- a CDS encoding BF3164 family lipoprotein: protein MRAIITILVVNAFFSCTQEKISDPLDYFSHSSSLKAEETIDLEKYNILSPTNIMYGNNLLIMEDRNQNELLHIIDMRSQVCVHGVKKGEGPNEIISFGSVEYTDNMVYYYDIAKKIIYQMDPYQSIKDTLMHYKEYMRLDTDSRPFILSKIDSNFVATGIFKDKRYLLISPHGECKNYFVDYPFFESTKDFTPMETSILYISSYFAIKPDQTKFICVAQKAGVISFCQVNNGEIEEYKRISYHAPLVRQTKDTNMPAIAYKKDNKVAFCGVACNDKYIYALYSGRSFTSHGDESFQCEHLLVYDWNGNPIKRYHLDKPLFSFCLDSDNQVVYGITFSPEGNVVKYNLEKDK, encoded by the coding sequence ATGCGTGCAATTATAACAATTTTAGTGGTAAATGCTTTCTTTTCTTGCACACAGGAAAAAATATCTGATCCACTAGATTATTTTTCCCATTCTTCTTCTTTGAAAGCCGAAGAAACTATCGATTTGGAAAAGTATAACATACTAAGTCCGACTAATATAATGTATGGGAATAATTTGTTAATCATGGAAGATCGGAATCAAAATGAATTGTTACATATTATAGATATGAGGTCTCAGGTATGTGTGCATGGAGTAAAAAAAGGTGAGGGCCCCAATGAAATAATATCTTTTGGAAGCGTTGAATATACAGACAACATGGTTTATTATTATGATATTGCCAAGAAAATAATTTATCAAATGGATCCTTATCAAAGTATCAAGGATACGCTGATGCACTATAAAGAATACATGAGATTAGATACGGATTCCAGACCTTTTATTCTATCAAAGATAGATTCTAATTTTGTTGCTACAGGTATATTTAAGGACAAACGTTACCTGCTGATTTCTCCTCATGGAGAATGTAAAAATTATTTCGTGGATTATCCTTTTTTTGAATCGACGAAAGATTTTACACCTATGGAAACATCTATTCTCTATATAAGTTCTTACTTTGCTATCAAGCCTGACCAGACTAAATTTATCTGTGTCGCCCAAAAAGCAGGAGTGATTTCATTTTGTCAAGTAAATAATGGGGAGATTGAAGAATATAAAAGAATATCTTATCACGCACCACTAGTAAGGCAAACAAAAGATACAAATATGCCTGCAATAGCTTATAAAAAAGACAATAAAGTAGCTTTTTGCGGAGTTGCATGTAATGATAAATATATTTATGCTTTATATTCAGGCCGCTCATTTACTTCGCATGGAGATGAGTCTTTCCAATGTGAGCATTTGTTAGTATATGATTGGAATGGAAATCCCATAAAAAGATATCATTTGGATAAACCTTTGTTTTCATTTTGCCTTGACAGTGATAACCAGGTGGTTTATGGAATAACGTTTTCCCCTGAGGGAAACGTTGTGAAATATAATCTAGAGAAAGATAAATAA